A single region of the Raphanus sativus cultivar WK10039 chromosome 1, ASM80110v3, whole genome shotgun sequence genome encodes:
- the LOC108846986 gene encoding CBL-interacting serine/threonine-protein kinase 23 isoform X1, which yields MQEEAILRKISISTASDEPIYKEVIGRERETMASRTTTSSRSTPSRSTPSGSSSSGGTRVGKYELGKTLGEGTFAKVKFARNVDNGESFAIKVIDKEKVSKTKMISQIKREISTMKLIKHPNVIRMYEVMASKTKIYFVLEFVTGGELFDKISSNGRLKEDEARKYFQQLINAVDYCHSRGVYHRDLKPENLLLDASGTLKVSDFGLSALPQQVREDGLLHTTCGTPNYVAPEVINNKGYDGAKADLWSCGVILFVLMAGYLPFEDSNLTSLYKKIFKAEFTCPPWFSASAKKLIKRILDPNPATRITFAEVIENEWFKKGYKAPKFENANVSLDDVDAIFDDLGESKNLVVERRAEGPKTPVTMNAFELISTSQGLNLGSLFEKQTGLVKRKTQFTSKCPANDIVTKIEAAAAPMGFDVKKNNYKMKLIGEKSGRKGQLAVTTEVFQVAPSLYMVEMRKSGGDTLEFHKFYKNLTTGLKDIVWKTIDEEKEEGTEVSGGTNGAVAAS from the exons ATGCAAGAAGAAGCGATCCTGAGAAAGATCTCTATATCTACAGCATCAGACGAACCAATCTACAAAGAGGTAAtaggcagagagagagagacgatggCTTCTCGAACAACAACGTCTTCGCGGTCAACTCCTTCTAGATCGACACCTTCTGGGTCTTCTTCTTCAGGAGGGACGCGAGTGGGTAAGTACGAGCTCGGGAAAACTCTAGGGGAAGGAACCTTCGCTAAGGTCAAGTTCGCTAGGAACGTTGACAACGGTGAGAGCTTTGCCATTAAAGTCATTGATAAAGAGAAAGTCTCCAAAACCAAAATGATCTCTCAG ATCAAGCGTGAGATTTCGACAATGAAACTAATCAAGCATCCCAATGTCATCCGTATGTATGAG GTGATGGCTAGCAAAACTAAGATCTACTTTGTTTTGGAGTTCGTCACTGGTGGAGAGCTTTTCGATAAAATT TCAAGTAATGGGAGGTTGAAGGAAGATGAGGCCAGGAAATACTTTCAGCAGCTTATTAATGCTGTTGACTATTGTCATAGCAGAGGAGTTTATCACAGAGACCTTAAG CCAGAGAATTTGCTCTTGGATGCAAGTGGTACTCTGAAAGTGTCTGATTTTGGATTGAGTGCTCTTCCTCAGCAAGTCCGG GAGGATGGTTTACTTCATACAACATGTGGAACACCCAATTATGTTGCTCCGGAG GTAATCAACAACAAAGGTTACGATGGAGCAAAGGCTGATTTGTGGTCTTGTGGTGTCATTCTCTTTGTCTTAATGGCTGGCTATTTACCTTTTGAAGATTCCAACTTAACGTCCTTATATAAAAAG ATATTCAAAGCCGAATTTACCTGTCCTCCCTGGTTCTCTGCAAGTGCTAAGAAGCTAATCAAAAGGATTCTCGATCCCAATCCAGCAACG AGGATTACATTTGCTGAAGTCATTGAAAATGAATGGTTTAAAAAAGGGTATAAAGCACCCAAATTCGAAAATGCCAACGTCAGCCTTGATGATGTTGATGCTATTTTTGATGATCTAGGG GAGTCTAAGAACCTCGTTGTGGAGAGGCGAGCAGAAGGACCTAAAACACCAGTAACTATGAATGCTTTTGAGCTCATCTCAACATCACAGGGTCTCAATCTCGGTTCGCTTTTCGAAAAGCAAACG GGGCTTGTTAAACGAAAAACTCAATTTACTTCCAAATGTCCGGCTAATGACATAGTCACCAAAATTGAGGCAGCAGCAGCACCTATGGGCTTTGATGTCAAGAAAAATAACTACAAG ATGAAGCTTATAGGAGAAAAGTCAGGGCGCAAGGGCCAGTTAGCAGTCACAACTGAG GTTTTTCAAGTTGCTCCATCGCTTTATATGGTTGAAATGCGAAAATCAGGGGGTGACACCTTGGAGTTCCACAAG ttttacaaGAACCTTACCACGGGTCT
- the LOC108846986 gene encoding CBL-interacting serine/threonine-protein kinase 23 isoform X2 → MQEEAILRKISISTASDEPIYKEVIGRERETMASRTTTSSRSTPSRSTPSGSSSSGGTRVGKYELGKTLGEGTFAKVKFARNVDNGESFAIKVIDKEKVSKTKMISQIKREISTMKLIKHPNVIRMYEVMASKTKIYFVLEFVTGGELFDKISSNGRLKEDEARKYFQQLINAVDYCHSRGVYHRDLKPENLLLDASGTLKVSDFGLSALPQQVREDGLLHTTCGTPNYVAPEVINNKGYDGAKADLWSCGVILFVLMAGYLPFEDSNLTSLYKKIFKAEFTCPPWFSASAKKLIKRILDPNPATRITFAEVIENEWFKKGYKAPKFENANVSLDDVDAIFDDLGESKNLVVERRAEGPKTPVTMNAFELISTSQGLNLGSLFEKQTGLVKRKTQFTSKCPANDIVTKIEAAAAPMGFDVKKNNYKMKLIGEKSGRKGQLAVTTEVFQVAPSLYMVEMRKSGGDTLEFHKFYKNLTTGLKDIVWKTIDEEKEEGTEGGTNGAVAAS, encoded by the exons ATGCAAGAAGAAGCGATCCTGAGAAAGATCTCTATATCTACAGCATCAGACGAACCAATCTACAAAGAGGTAAtaggcagagagagagagacgatggCTTCTCGAACAACAACGTCTTCGCGGTCAACTCCTTCTAGATCGACACCTTCTGGGTCTTCTTCTTCAGGAGGGACGCGAGTGGGTAAGTACGAGCTCGGGAAAACTCTAGGGGAAGGAACCTTCGCTAAGGTCAAGTTCGCTAGGAACGTTGACAACGGTGAGAGCTTTGCCATTAAAGTCATTGATAAAGAGAAAGTCTCCAAAACCAAAATGATCTCTCAG ATCAAGCGTGAGATTTCGACAATGAAACTAATCAAGCATCCCAATGTCATCCGTATGTATGAG GTGATGGCTAGCAAAACTAAGATCTACTTTGTTTTGGAGTTCGTCACTGGTGGAGAGCTTTTCGATAAAATT TCAAGTAATGGGAGGTTGAAGGAAGATGAGGCCAGGAAATACTTTCAGCAGCTTATTAATGCTGTTGACTATTGTCATAGCAGAGGAGTTTATCACAGAGACCTTAAG CCAGAGAATTTGCTCTTGGATGCAAGTGGTACTCTGAAAGTGTCTGATTTTGGATTGAGTGCTCTTCCTCAGCAAGTCCGG GAGGATGGTTTACTTCATACAACATGTGGAACACCCAATTATGTTGCTCCGGAG GTAATCAACAACAAAGGTTACGATGGAGCAAAGGCTGATTTGTGGTCTTGTGGTGTCATTCTCTTTGTCTTAATGGCTGGCTATTTACCTTTTGAAGATTCCAACTTAACGTCCTTATATAAAAAG ATATTCAAAGCCGAATTTACCTGTCCTCCCTGGTTCTCTGCAAGTGCTAAGAAGCTAATCAAAAGGATTCTCGATCCCAATCCAGCAACG AGGATTACATTTGCTGAAGTCATTGAAAATGAATGGTTTAAAAAAGGGTATAAAGCACCCAAATTCGAAAATGCCAACGTCAGCCTTGATGATGTTGATGCTATTTTTGATGATCTAGGG GAGTCTAAGAACCTCGTTGTGGAGAGGCGAGCAGAAGGACCTAAAACACCAGTAACTATGAATGCTTTTGAGCTCATCTCAACATCACAGGGTCTCAATCTCGGTTCGCTTTTCGAAAAGCAAACG GGGCTTGTTAAACGAAAAACTCAATTTACTTCCAAATGTCCGGCTAATGACATAGTCACCAAAATTGAGGCAGCAGCAGCACCTATGGGCTTTGATGTCAAGAAAAATAACTACAAG ATGAAGCTTATAGGAGAAAAGTCAGGGCGCAAGGGCCAGTTAGCAGTCACAACTGAG GTTTTTCAAGTTGCTCCATCGCTTTATATGGTTGAAATGCGAAAATCAGGGGGTGACACCTTGGAGTTCCACAAG ttttacaaGAACCTTACCACGGGTCT